Proteins from a single region of Runella sp. SP2:
- a CDS encoding helix-turn-helix transcriptional regulator, which translates to MNAIPPNLTGETLVIEIDKANVAECMEFLIKAHIPFKVEYKGTSATESPLEIASLMSDADPALTPRKKEKRLKEAQLVENIYRQYISDTDFSTSANIKDIVKEYSISLLNFQQIFKTVYGKSFYQLYIDKKMDYAADLLRKGHKAKEIAKMIGYGDKSSIKFNKMFQKHFGLTPKKFQMEARAAS; encoded by the coding sequence ATGAATGCCATCCCGCCAAACCTAACTGGAGAAACCCTTGTCATCGAAATTGATAAGGCCAATGTTGCTGAATGTATGGAGTTCCTTATCAAAGCACACATCCCTTTTAAAGTAGAATACAAAGGAACTAGCGCTACTGAGTCTCCCTTGGAGATTGCCTCGTTAATGAGTGATGCCGACCCTGCTTTAACCCCTAGAAAAAAAGAAAAGCGCCTGAAAGAAGCGCAACTGGTAGAAAACATTTACCGACAGTACATTTCTGATACCGACTTTAGCACTTCCGCCAACATCAAGGACATTGTCAAAGAGTACAGTATCAGTTTGTTAAACTTTCAACAAATCTTTAAAACCGTTTATGGCAAGTCTTTTTACCAATTGTACATTGATAAAAAAATGGACTATGCGGCCGATTTGCTCCGAAAAGGGCATAAAGCAAAAGAAATTGCCAAAATGATTGGTTACGGTGACAAATCGAGCATTAAGTTTAACAAGATGTTTCAGAAGCACTTTGGACTGACGCCCAAAAAGTTTCAGATGGAAGCAAGGGCCGCTTCCTAA
- a CDS encoding DUF3748 domain-containing protein: MTSCNSNQYLKETQLTNDLSYHHDLDNNDNFSPDDQWLVYDTRTDDGGIAASAKIEKVHTQTGEKKVLYALPNNAAWGPGAGAVSYAHTEASVVFIHGLVSVTAANPYQQWRRTGIIIKDQAPNVPIYMDARDVTPPFTAGALRGGTHRHEWSGDGNWIGYTYNDAILKALEDKTQQKHNLRTIGVSKRGHSVTVSKTTNGEDVSSEWFSAVVVQVTPTPQAGSDEISHAAGDSWVGLNGYLKPDGQRQIARAFVGKVKDKNGKDVDEVFVVDIPDDITRAGELGPLEGTDTMMPMPPKGTSQRRLTHTADTAFPGCTGVVRSSGDGSLLAFLAKDDKGVQQIFTLSPLGGTPTQLTFHPSNVEGYFRWHPDGQHLCYVWNGSIVLVKLGNESFESRMRILTPPTTPSPSNLVWSHDGKKIAFNRALKKPQVEQENKQVFIVHLDKL; the protein is encoded by the coding sequence ATGACTTCTTGCAACAGTAACCAGTATTTAAAAGAAACGCAATTAACCAACGACCTTTCGTACCACCACGATTTGGACAACAACGACAATTTTTCACCCGATGACCAGTGGTTGGTCTATGACACCCGCACCGACGACGGTGGAATTGCAGCTTCGGCCAAAATTGAAAAAGTTCATACCCAAACGGGAGAGAAAAAAGTACTATACGCCCTGCCCAACAACGCGGCATGGGGCCCTGGCGCGGGGGCGGTGAGTTATGCCCACACCGAAGCATCCGTGGTGTTTATTCATGGCCTGGTGAGTGTGACCGCCGCCAATCCTTATCAACAATGGCGACGGACGGGAATTATCATCAAAGACCAAGCGCCCAATGTTCCTATTTACATGGATGCCCGTGACGTGACGCCGCCCTTTACAGCTGGTGCACTGCGCGGAGGCACCCACCGACACGAATGGAGCGGCGACGGGAATTGGATAGGCTATACCTACAATGATGCCATCCTAAAAGCACTTGAGGACAAAACGCAACAAAAACACAACCTCCGCACCATTGGCGTGTCGAAACGCGGGCATTCAGTAACCGTTTCTAAAACAACCAACGGCGAAGATGTATCGAGCGAATGGTTTAGCGCGGTAGTCGTTCAGGTAACGCCTACCCCACAAGCGGGTTCGGACGAAATCAGCCACGCCGCTGGCGATAGTTGGGTGGGTCTAAATGGGTACCTAAAGCCCGACGGCCAGCGCCAAATAGCACGGGCTTTTGTGGGAAAGGTAAAAGATAAAAATGGCAAAGACGTTGATGAAGTTTTTGTTGTGGACATTCCTGATGACATTACGCGAGCAGGTGAATTGGGGCCACTCGAAGGTACTGATACCATGATGCCCATGCCGCCCAAAGGCACAAGCCAACGCCGCCTGACCCACACCGCCGACACTGCTTTTCCAGGATGCACGGGCGTTGTTCGTTCGTCGGGTGATGGTAGTTTATTAGCGTTTTTGGCTAAAGACGACAAAGGTGTGCAACAAATTTTCACCCTATCACCACTTGGCGGTACACCCACTCAACTCACCTTTCATCCATCCAATGTTGAAGGCTATTTTAGATGGCATCCCGATGGGCAGCACCTTTGCTACGTTTGGAACGGAAGCATTGTGTTGGTAAAACTTGGAAATGAATCCTTTGAAAGTCGCATGCGGATTCTGACACCCCCAACGACCCCTTCACCATCCAATTTGGTATGGTCGCACGATGGAAAAAAGATTGCCTTCAATCGTGCGTTAAAAAAACCGCAGGTAGAACAAGAAAACAAGCAAGTTTTCATCGTTCATCTCGACAAATTATAG
- a CDS encoding helix-turn-helix domain-containing protein gives MKKKASLNTTAICKTRIGAIKDTMEILSGKWKIHILGTLMQGEKMRFMDLLREVDGIAAKMLSKELQDMEMNHLIRRTVLDTKPITVEYEVTEYGKTLERIIDEIAQWGIEYRKSIYEMSE, from the coding sequence ATGAAAAAGAAAGCAAGTCTAAACACCACGGCCATTTGCAAAACTCGCATTGGGGCTATTAAAGACACGATGGAAATACTATCGGGGAAATGGAAAATCCACATTTTGGGCACACTCATGCAAGGTGAGAAAATGCGTTTTATGGATTTATTGAGAGAAGTAGATGGTATTGCGGCAAAAATGCTTTCAAAAGAATTGCAAGACATGGAAATGAACCATCTGATACGCCGTACTGTGCTCGATACCAAGCCCATTACGGTCGAATACGAAGTGACCGAATACGGAAAAACCTTAGAGCGTATCATTGATGAAATAGCTCAATGGGGAATTGAGTACAGAAAATCCATCTACGAAATGTCAGAGTAA
- a CDS encoding ThuA domain-containing protein has protein sequence MLCSTAAEYARAQSFKVVAFFTGKNDQAHVSFVKEANRFFPKMAEKYHFQYDTTSNWDNLNADYLSNYQVVLFLDTRPDKPSQRQAFEEYMKKGGAWIGFHFAAFALTPSKFPQDWNWYHDTFLGAGQYKSNTWRPTSAMLKVETKKHFSTKNLPTTFTTSPNEWYRWEHDLRQNPDIEILLSIDPASFPLGTGPKPHEIWHSGYYPVAWRNKNYRMLYLNMGHNDIDYENKTNKELSFTFENETQNRFVMNALLGFGKGK, from the coding sequence ATGCTGTGCAGTACGGCTGCGGAATATGCCCGTGCCCAGTCGTTTAAAGTCGTTGCTTTTTTTACGGGTAAAAACGACCAAGCGCACGTCAGTTTTGTCAAAGAAGCAAATCGTTTCTTTCCAAAAATGGCGGAAAAGTACCATTTTCAATACGATACCACTTCCAACTGGGATAACCTAAACGCTGATTATTTGTCTAATTATCAGGTAGTTTTGTTTTTGGATACGCGCCCCGATAAACCAAGCCAACGGCAGGCATTTGAAGAATACATGAAAAAAGGAGGGGCGTGGATTGGCTTTCATTTTGCCGCTTTTGCCCTAACACCGTCTAAGTTTCCGCAAGATTGGAATTGGTACCATGACACATTTTTGGGAGCGGGGCAATACAAGAGCAATACGTGGCGGCCAACATCGGCGATGCTTAAAGTCGAAACCAAAAAGCACTTTTCAACCAAAAATCTCCCCACAACTTTTACCACATCCCCCAACGAATGGTACCGCTGGGAGCATGACTTACGGCAAAATCCAGACATTGAAATTCTGTTGTCGATTGACCCCGCTAGTTTTCCGTTGGGAACGGGGCCTAAGCCGCACGAGATTTGGCACAGTGGCTATTATCCAGTGGCGTGGCGCAATAAAAACTACCGAATGTTGTACCTCAATATGGGACACAACGACATTGACTACGAAAACAAAACCAACAAAGAATTGTCGTTTACGTTTGAAAACGAAACCCAAAACCGTTTTGTAATGAATGCACTATTGGGTTTTGGGAAAGGGAAGTAA